A region from the Cystobacter ferrugineus genome encodes:
- a CDS encoding helix-turn-helix domain-containing protein — MDKKLAKTIGEAARSARLRAQLTQADVAEMVDLVTEVYGRIERGGMVPSVPTLLRLCRALRISADELLGLSGPDGALKLSEPPNEQGEKPEVRAVLRVLRQLDSGQIKLLGRLAVALKKE; from the coding sequence ATGGATAAGAAACTGGCGAAGACGATTGGAGAGGCCGCGCGTTCGGCCCGTCTGCGTGCGCAACTCACCCAGGCGGATGTAGCGGAGATGGTGGATCTGGTGACGGAGGTGTACGGACGCATCGAGCGCGGCGGCATGGTGCCGAGCGTGCCGACCCTGCTGAGGCTGTGCCGGGCGCTGCGGATCTCCGCGGACGAGTTGCTGGGGCTGTCGGGTCCCGACGGAGCGCTCAAGCTGAGCGAGCCACCCAACGAGCAGGGCGAGAAGCCCGAGGTGCGGGCGGTGCTGCGGGTGTTGCGCCAACTGGACTCCGGGCAGATCAAGCTGCTGGGACGACTCGCGGTGGCCCTCAAGAAGGAGTAG
- a CDS encoding thioredoxin family protein — MRLPIFCLLAVGVWGCATERSASVSEPPAVHASGALPFIENDYPRALAEARARGLPLFVDTWAPWCHTCRSMRAYVFTDPALARHASRFVWLEVDTDLPSSAAFLEKYPVEFWPTFFILEPKEEKALVRFAGSATVAQLEKLFEDGERAYRGAAQGPEALLARGDALYGEGKSAEAADVLAQALAEAPADWSRRGRALESLLVAQHGAKRHEACARAALAELPRVPPSASWANAAGLGLSCALQVPPETPGVKELISALEEKGRQALSLDLAMPADDRSGVYELLVEARTHAGDEAGAKALAGQWLSFLEGEAARAPTPDARSVFDSHRMSAALVLGDPMRAVPAIEQSERDLPNDYNPPARLANLYRRLNRLDDALAASTRALTKVQGGRRLRVLSERAEIHLARGERDQAARTLEEALAYAKSLSSVQASPRMVASLEKKLAEVKGQRAP, encoded by the coding sequence ATGCGACTGCCCATCTTCTGTCTGCTCGCCGTGGGGGTGTGGGGGTGCGCCACGGAGCGAAGTGCGTCCGTGTCCGAGCCGCCAGCCGTGCACGCCTCAGGTGCCCTGCCTTTCATCGAGAATGATTATCCACGCGCCCTCGCGGAGGCCAGGGCGCGGGGCTTGCCTCTGTTCGTCGATACCTGGGCTCCGTGGTGTCACACCTGCCGTTCGATGCGCGCCTACGTCTTCACGGACCCGGCGCTCGCGCGGCACGCGAGCCGCTTCGTCTGGCTCGAGGTGGACACGGATCTTCCCTCCAGCGCGGCCTTCCTGGAGAAGTACCCCGTGGAGTTCTGGCCCACCTTCTTCATCCTCGAGCCCAAGGAGGAGAAGGCGCTCGTGCGTTTCGCGGGCAGCGCCACCGTGGCGCAGTTGGAGAAGCTCTTCGAGGACGGAGAGCGCGCGTACCGGGGCGCGGCCCAGGGGCCCGAGGCACTGCTCGCCCGAGGGGATGCGCTCTATGGCGAGGGCAAGTCGGCCGAGGCGGCGGACGTGCTCGCCCAGGCGCTCGCCGAGGCCCCCGCGGACTGGTCCCGTCGTGGGCGCGCGTTGGAGTCGCTCCTCGTCGCGCAGCACGGTGCGAAGCGTCACGAGGCGTGCGCGCGCGCGGCGCTGGCGGAACTGCCCCGGGTGCCCCCGTCGGCCTCGTGGGCGAACGCCGCGGGTCTGGGCCTGTCGTGCGCCCTCCAGGTGCCGCCGGAGACTCCGGGTGTCAAGGAACTGATCTCCGCGCTGGAGGAGAAGGGACGTCAGGCGCTGTCGCTGGACCTCGCGATGCCGGCGGATGACCGCTCGGGGGTGTACGAGCTGCTCGTCGAGGCGCGCACGCACGCGGGGGATGAGGCCGGGGCGAAGGCGCTCGCGGGACAGTGGCTGTCGTTCCTCGAGGGCGAGGCCGCCCGTGCGCCCACGCCCGATGCTCGCTCCGTGTTCGACTCGCACCGCATGTCGGCGGCGTTGGTGCTGGGTGACCCGATGCGCGCGGTGCCGGCCATCGAGCAGAGCGAGCGGGATCTCCCCAACGACTACAACCCGCCCGCGCGCCTGGCCAATCTCTACCGGCGGCTGAACCGGCTGGACGATGCGCTGGCCGCGAGCACCCGGGCCCTGACGAAGGTGCAGGGAGGCCGGCGGCTCCGGGTGCTCTCGGAGCGGGCGGAGATCCACCTCGCTCGGGGAGAGCGGGACCAGGCGGCCCGGACG
- a CDS encoding sigma-54-dependent transcriptional regulator: MSGRVLLVDDDPSMLELLQARLTRRGFTVTSVSQPEAAVPLVLEQPFDVVLTDLNMQGMSGTQLCERVVANLPDLPVVVVTAFGSMETAVAAIRAGAYDFITKPVEMDALVHTLTRAVQHYQLKGEVVRLKKVVTESQRLGDLLGSSPPMLKVYDLIHRVADSDATIIIHGESGTGKELVARALHDKSRRASGPFVAVNCAAMPEALLESELFGHAKGAFTDAKTARAGLFAQAHGGTLLLDEVGEMPLGLQPKLLRALQERRVRPVGGNHEVPFDVRVVAATHRDLEGMVEEQRFREDLYYRLNVVQLELPPLRARGGDCLLLAQHFIEHFAARANKRVTGLNEAVAERLMSYSWPGNVRELRNCIERAVAVTLTERMAVDDLPEKIRAYRASQVVVASLDPSELTTLEEVERRYILRVMEEVKGNKSLAAQILGLDRKTLYRKLDRFKEGTGE; encoded by the coding sequence ATGAGCGGCCGAGTCCTCCTTGTCGATGACGACCCGAGCATGCTGGAGCTGCTGCAGGCGCGCCTCACCCGCCGAGGTTTCACCGTCACCTCCGTGTCCCAGCCGGAAGCGGCCGTGCCCCTGGTGCTGGAGCAGCCCTTCGACGTGGTGCTCACGGACCTGAACATGCAGGGCATGAGTGGCACGCAGTTGTGCGAGCGCGTGGTGGCCAACCTGCCGGACCTCCCCGTGGTGGTGGTGACGGCTTTTGGCAGCATGGAGACGGCCGTGGCCGCCATCCGCGCCGGCGCCTACGACTTCATCACCAAGCCGGTGGAGATGGACGCGCTGGTGCATACCCTCACGCGCGCCGTGCAGCACTACCAGCTCAAGGGCGAGGTGGTCCGGCTCAAGAAGGTGGTCACCGAGTCGCAACGCCTGGGCGACCTGCTCGGCTCCAGCCCGCCGATGCTCAAGGTGTACGATCTCATCCACCGCGTCGCGGACTCGGACGCCACCATCATCATTCACGGGGAGAGCGGCACGGGCAAGGAGCTGGTCGCCCGGGCGCTGCACGACAAGAGCCGGCGCGCCTCGGGTCCGTTCGTGGCCGTCAACTGCGCGGCCATGCCCGAGGCCCTGCTGGAGAGCGAGCTGTTCGGCCACGCCAAGGGCGCCTTCACCGACGCCAAGACGGCGCGCGCGGGCCTCTTCGCCCAGGCGCACGGGGGCACGCTCCTGCTCGACGAGGTGGGGGAGATGCCCCTGGGGCTCCAGCCCAAGCTGCTGCGCGCCCTCCAGGAGCGCCGGGTGCGTCCGGTGGGCGGCAACCACGAGGTGCCCTTCGACGTGCGCGTGGTGGCCGCCACCCACCGGGACCTGGAGGGCATGGTGGAGGAGCAGCGCTTCCGCGAGGATCTCTACTACCGCCTCAACGTCGTGCAGCTCGAGCTGCCCCCGCTGCGCGCACGCGGCGGTGACTGCCTGCTGCTGGCCCAGCACTTCATCGAGCACTTCGCCGCACGAGCGAACAAGCGGGTGACGGGACTCAACGAGGCCGTGGCCGAACGGTTGATGAGCTATAGCTGGCCCGGCAACGTGCGCGAGTTGCGCAACTGCATCGAGCGCGCGGTGGCCGTCACCCTCACCGAGCGCATGGCCGTGGACGACCTGCCGGAGAAGATCCGCGCCTACCGCGCCTCGCAGGTGGTGGTGGCGAGCCTGGATCCCTCCGAGCTGACCACGCTGGAGGAAGTCGAGCGGCGCTACATCCTGCGCGTCATGGAGGAGGTGAAGGGCAACAAGTCACTTGCGGCACAGATCCTCGGCCTGGACCGCAAGACGCTCTATCGCAAGCTCGACCGATTCAAGGAGGGCACGGGAGAGTAG
- a CDS encoding GTPase, which yields MNDLAPLRTALESALALLPSPERFVEEGDADTARRLHERLRRDLLPRLGGTDAPLLLVAIAGPNNVGKSTLFNALVGTPLSPARPEGGLTKQCLAAAHPDTWTGALRDFLTRRYDIVLVAPGEVAPVDQPGPAGRLYLVLADAVPRGLVVMDTPDFDSVYRDNRERAEALLVTVDVLVFVVSRQTYQNAALVDFLRTAVGHGHPYLLVYNEATREETARGHLEKLAADVGHPALARYLAPHQPEVEAGVKPLATHPLDGGPSLSSLLGEPEHTRALKARALEASLRDARADMERLAEASTRAAREPERLRQRLRHELLGVGRAAALKAVPADVLVEAFRDELDARSAFHRYVRLPFRGLATALTFLSRQVRRSFTGPEPTAAPVAQATEDTLRDGVRRLVEGFAPEVAAWRGEAATRELLAQTFGPATLARLEEPLGIEGLHSRPEEREGLYGFCRGLVAQELHGGAREELLQTLATLVYSVPSGAAAAVTVATGGLGHDAVIWAGTLLSTPLLERFVDLLGADLRERVTQRWADSHGATLAQALEQRFFAQLLGPLDTQVADWVRTAKTLSETTSRISF from the coding sequence ATGAACGACCTCGCCCCCCTGCGCACCGCGCTCGAGTCCGCCCTCGCCCTCCTCCCCTCCCCCGAGCGCTTCGTCGAGGAAGGCGACGCCGACACGGCCCGCCGCCTCCATGAGCGGCTGAGGAGAGATCTGCTGCCCCGGCTGGGAGGCACGGACGCGCCGCTGTTGCTCGTGGCCATCGCCGGACCGAACAACGTGGGCAAGTCCACGCTCTTCAACGCGCTCGTGGGCACCCCCCTGTCCCCGGCCCGGCCCGAGGGCGGCCTCACCAAGCAGTGCCTCGCCGCCGCGCACCCGGACACCTGGACGGGCGCGCTCCGGGACTTCCTCACGCGCCGCTATGACATCGTCCTCGTGGCGCCGGGCGAGGTGGCTCCGGTGGATCAACCGGGGCCAGCGGGGCGGCTCTACCTCGTCCTGGCCGACGCCGTGCCCCGGGGCCTCGTGGTGATGGACACGCCGGACTTCGACAGCGTCTACCGCGACAACCGGGAGCGCGCCGAGGCGCTGCTGGTCACCGTGGACGTGCTCGTCTTCGTCGTCAGCCGGCAGACGTACCAGAACGCCGCCCTGGTGGACTTCCTGCGCACGGCGGTGGGACACGGGCACCCCTATCTCCTCGTCTACAACGAGGCCACCCGCGAGGAGACGGCCCGGGGCCACCTGGAGAAGCTCGCCGCGGACGTGGGCCATCCCGCCCTGGCGCGCTACCTCGCGCCCCACCAGCCCGAGGTGGAGGCCGGCGTGAAGCCGCTCGCGACGCACCCGCTCGACGGTGGCCCCTCGCTGTCCTCGCTCCTGGGAGAACCCGAGCACACCCGCGCCCTCAAGGCCCGGGCCCTGGAGGCCTCGCTCCGGGACGCGCGCGCGGACATGGAACGGCTGGCCGAGGCCTCCACCCGGGCCGCGCGGGAGCCCGAGCGGTTGCGGCAACGGCTGCGCCACGAGCTGCTCGGAGTGGGCCGGGCCGCGGCGCTCAAGGCGGTGCCGGCGGATGTGCTGGTGGAGGCCTTCCGCGACGAACTCGACGCGCGCAGTGCCTTCCACCGCTACGTGCGTCTGCCCTTCCGGGGCCTGGCCACGGCCCTCACGTTCCTCTCGCGCCAGGTGCGCCGCTCGTTCACCGGCCCCGAGCCCACCGCCGCCCCGGTGGCCCAGGCGACCGAGGACACCCTGCGCGATGGCGTGCGCCGGCTGGTGGAGGGCTTCGCCCCGGAGGTGGCCGCCTGGCGGGGAGAGGCCGCCACGCGCGAGCTGCTCGCCCAGACCTTTGGCCCCGCCACCCTCGCGCGCCTGGAGGAGCCGCTGGGCATCGAGGGGCTCCACTCCCGGCCCGAGGAGCGCGAGGGCCTGTACGGCTTCTGCCGCGGACTGGTGGCCCAGGAACTCCACGGCGGCGCGCGCGAGGAGCTGCTGCAGACGCTCGCCACGCTCGTCTACTCGGTGCCCTCGGGAGCCGCCGCCGCGGTGACGGTGGCCACGGGGGGACTCGGCCACGATGCGGTCATCTGGGCCGGCACGCTCCTGTCCACCCCGCTGCTGGAGCGTTTCGTGGACCTGCTGGGCGCGGACCTGCGCGAGCGCGTCACCCAACGCTGGGCCGACTCCCACGGCGCCACCCTCGCCCAGGCCCTGGAACAGCGCTTCTTCGCGCAGCTCCTGGGCCCCCTGGACACCCAGGTGGCCGACTGGGTGCGCACGGCGAAAACCCTGTCCGAGACAACCTCGCGAATCTCGTTCTAA
- the traA gene encoding outer membrane exchange protein TraA: protein MVMLLVAVGFEAHAAQLPPVVISGGPIAPSPAQPGTGLCTASRVSQNPNSEFFPSGSGFNVNTFLDSPPDSANPNARVTSVLRTLFDLSNNNDSGLKLSYGDFENAAPGCRSGGCDFIVNDTYTSFATRFRGYFHATSDMVGLPVHFGFYADDAVVFTIYDNQSRPFEVFNRPPVIGASTWRTTNSVTFLEPGLYPVEILHAQFIEHAALEMSVFVGTFTDFERGANQSPVVKLSDAGFTLLSSTSFYQTESGRPSFPDPDQCQQCDRRFANTTSNNGCEPSYYCNAAALCAPCDSDIFCGPSCTRCGGSTPFCFPRDGNFTCVECTEDSDCGPGGRCDPLTNQCGGCNTDEQCPSGQHCDTEKHECRECITDEHCGRGQSCTNNTCQSCSTNDSCAGTSCNCCPEGLQCASPTPGAIPSCVECTNDTQCSDGKRCDLANGRCVAQLPECNTSERCGAQCAKCPTDRPYCLDGQVCVSCRTDLECGDGKFCLSGECASCTTNNRCGSRCEACPSETPICLTDGTAAGSSCVGCTEDAHCGPGGTCDPVARTCSRPMCSVSCAEGTLCNGDACVECFVDANCPCGGTCDTATNQCTSSCKTSNDCLGVEYCSAVTLECERGRRKPGTETQGGAPCCGATGQTPPSGLALLLIAAAFLLRRSRGVA from the coding sequence ATGGTGATGCTGCTGGTGGCAGTGGGCTTCGAGGCCCACGCCGCGCAGCTCCCACCGGTGGTCATCTCCGGCGGCCCTATTGCCCCATCACCCGCTCAGCCCGGGACCGGCTTGTGCACCGCGTCACGGGTGTCGCAGAACCCGAACTCGGAGTTCTTCCCGAGCGGCTCGGGCTTCAACGTCAATACCTTCCTGGATAGCCCACCCGACAGCGCCAATCCGAATGCGCGCGTCACCTCGGTGCTCCGGACGCTGTTCGATCTGTCGAACAACAACGACTCCGGGTTGAAGCTGAGCTACGGCGACTTCGAGAACGCCGCCCCCGGGTGCCGCAGCGGCGGCTGTGACTTCATCGTCAACGACACCTACACATCCTTCGCGACCCGGTTCCGCGGCTACTTCCACGCCACCTCGGACATGGTGGGTCTGCCGGTCCATTTCGGCTTCTACGCCGATGACGCGGTCGTCTTCACGATCTACGACAATCAGTCTCGCCCCTTCGAGGTGTTCAACCGGCCTCCTGTGATTGGAGCGTCCACCTGGCGCACGACCAACAGCGTCACCTTCCTGGAACCGGGCCTCTACCCCGTGGAGATTCTCCACGCGCAGTTCATCGAACACGCCGCATTGGAGATGTCGGTGTTCGTGGGGACCTTCACCGACTTCGAACGGGGGGCGAATCAGTCCCCGGTCGTCAAATTGAGTGACGCGGGCTTCACCCTGCTCTCGTCCACCTCGTTCTACCAGACGGAGAGCGGACGCCCGTCGTTCCCGGACCCCGATCAGTGCCAGCAGTGCGACCGCCGGTTCGCGAACACCACCAGCAACAACGGCTGCGAGCCCAGCTACTACTGCAACGCAGCGGCGCTCTGCGCTCCCTGTGACTCGGACATCTTCTGTGGACCGAGCTGCACTCGCTGCGGCGGCTCCACGCCCTTCTGCTTCCCGCGTGATGGCAACTTCACCTGCGTCGAGTGCACGGAGGACTCCGACTGCGGCCCCGGTGGCCGATGTGACCCACTCACCAACCAGTGCGGAGGCTGCAACACCGACGAGCAGTGCCCCAGTGGCCAGCACTGTGACACCGAGAAGCACGAGTGCCGCGAGTGCATCACCGACGAGCACTGTGGCCGCGGCCAGTCCTGCACCAACAACACCTGCCAGTCCTGCTCCACCAACGATAGCTGCGCGGGCACCTCCTGCAACTGCTGCCCGGAGGGGCTCCAGTGCGCATCGCCCACCCCGGGCGCGATCCCCTCCTGCGTCGAGTGCACCAACGACACCCAGTGCTCCGACGGCAAGCGCTGCGACCTCGCCAATGGCCGCTGCGTCGCGCAGCTCCCCGAGTGCAACACCTCGGAGCGCTGCGGCGCCCAGTGCGCCAAGTGCCCCACGGACCGCCCCTACTGCCTGGATGGACAGGTCTGCGTCTCCTGCCGCACGGACCTCGAGTGCGGTGACGGCAAGTTCTGCCTCAGCGGCGAGTGCGCCTCCTGCACCACCAACAACCGCTGTGGCTCGCGCTGCGAGGCCTGCCCCTCGGAGACCCCCATCTGCCTCACGGACGGCACCGCCGCCGGCAGCTCGTGCGTCGGCTGCACCGAGGACGCCCACTGCGGCCCCGGTGGCACCTGCGACCCCGTCGCGCGCACCTGCTCCAGGCCCATGTGCTCGGTGAGCTGCGCCGAGGGAACCCTCTGCAACGGCGACGCCTGCGTCGAGTGCTTCGTCGACGCCAACTGCCCCTGCGGCGGCACCTGCGACACCGCCACCAATCAGTGCACCAGCTCCTGCAAGACCAGCAACGACTGCCTCGGGGTCGAGTACTGCTCGGCCGTCACCCTCGAGTGTGAGCGCGGCCGGCGCAAGCCCGGCACCGAGACCCAGGGCGGCGCCCCCTGCTGCGGCGCCACCGGCCAGACGCCCCCCAGCGGCCTCGCCCTGCTGCTCATCGCGGCCGCCTTCCTCCTGCGACGCTCCCGGGGAGTCGCATGA